A DNA window from Arachis hypogaea cultivar Tifrunner chromosome 18, arahy.Tifrunner.gnm2.J5K5, whole genome shotgun sequence contains the following coding sequences:
- the LOC140181440 gene encoding uncharacterized protein, producing MDFLAGLGIKQKFSSLEHPQTNGQVEAANKVVLLGFKKRLDNEKGAWADELASVLWSYRTTEQSSTGKTCFCLTYGVDAMIPVEIGEPSPRLLLKGVEEVVEKDLADEAREIAHLSEIALKQRIALRYNSKVLKREFEQNDLVLQRNDIRLPTQGEGKLTVNWKGPYRVKEVIGKGAYKLEKLDSKEVPRTWNAGNLRRFYS from the coding sequence ATGGACTTCCTCGCTGGCCTGGGCATAAAGCAGAAATTTTCCTCATTAGAGCATCCCCAGACAAACGGTCAAGTTGAGGCCGCAAACAAAGTCGTCTTGCTGGGCTTCAAGAAGCGGCTGGACAACGaaaaaggggcatgggccgacgAACTCGCCTCGGTTCTCTGGTCCTACCGAACAACCGAGCAATCCTCCACAGGGAAAACCTGTTTTTGCCTGACTTACGGGGTGGACGCAATGATACCCGTAGAGATCGGTGAGCCAAGCCCACGATTACTTCTGAAGGGAGTAGAGGAAGTGGTGGAAAAAGACCTAGCAGACGAGGCTAGGGAGATAGCCCATTTGTCAGAAATAGCACTAAAACAAAGAATAGCCCTGCGCTACAACTCCAAAGTGCTCAAGAGGGAATTTGAGCAAAACGACCTTGTCCTACAGCGCAACGACATCAGACTACCGACCCAGGGAGAAGGTAAACTGACGGTGAACTGGAAAGGCCCCTACAGAGTCAAAGAAGTGATTGGCAAGGGCGCCTATAAATTGGAGAAGCTCGACAGTAAAGAGGTCCCAAGAACTTGGAATGCAGGTAACCTGAGAAGGTTTTATTCTTAG